CATCAAAGCGCTGTTCAATCTGTGACCGGCGATGGAGATGTTCCGAATCGCGGCGTTTGTAATGGTGGCGGTCATCCTGACCGCCCTGCTGCGCCAGTATCTGCCCGCTTATGCGGTGATGTGCCTGACCGCCTGCTCGGTGTGCCTGCTGGCCTATCTTTTGGGCCTTGCGCAGCCGGTGCTGGAATGGATGGATACCCTTTCGGGCTACCTGGATCAGGCAAGTTTTGTCTGTGTGCTGAAAGCTGCGGGCATTGCGCTGGTGGCGCAGAACATGCAGGAGGTGTGCAAGGACGCGGGAATGAGCGCCCTTGCGGGAAAAGTGGAACTGGCGGGGCGCTGCCTCATCCTGGTATGCGCGCTTCCGCTGTTCGAAAAGATTATGGGGGCGCTGATCCCGTTTTTACAATGAAAAAATTATTTTGCTGCCTGGCCCTTCTGGTGCTTTTGCCGCTTTGCGCGCACGCGCAGGAGCTGCCGCAGGACGTGGAACATTTTTTGGACGAGCCCGGCGTGAGCGCCGAAGAATTCCGTCAATTTTCGCTGGGGGACCTGGTGAAAAGCGCGCTGGCCGCCTTGAAAGAGCAGGCGGAACAGCCCGTGCGCCTGCTGGTGCAGGTGCTTGGGGCCGCTTTGCTGGGAGCCGTTGCCCTGGCGCTGGCCCCGCAGAAAGAGTGGCAGCAGCCGCTGGAGAGCATTTGCGTGCTGGGGATGTTTGCGTTCAGCCTTCAGCCCGCGCTGGGGCTTGTAAAAACCGTGAGCGACTGCGTGGTGCAGTGGCAGACGTATCTTGTAAGCTTTGTGCCCGTGTTCTCGGGCGTGCTGGTGAGCTGCGGCCAGCCGGGGCAGGCCGCGATCTACAGCGGGATGTTCCTGACCATGGCCGCCTTTGCCGCACAGCTCATCACCACCGCGGCGCTGCCGGTGCTGCAGGTGTATCTGGCGCTGAACACTGCCGCCGGCCTGTGCAGCGTGGGCGGCCTTTCGGATGGCTGCTCCCTGATGGCAAAAGCGGTCAAATGGCTGCTGGGGCTGATTTCGATCCTGTTCAGCGCGGTGCTGGGGCTGCAAAGCGCGCTGGCGCAGGGAACCGACAGCCTTGCCATGAAGACCGGCCAGTTTTTGGTGAGCAGCAGCATTCCCATTGTGGGAAGCGTGGCTTCGGACGCCATGAGCAGCGTGCTGAGCGGCCTCAAGGTGCTCAAGGGTTCGCTGGGGTTTGCCGCCATTGCGGTGCTGACCGTGAGCTTTTTGCCCATTCTTTTGCAGAGCGTGGGCTATTACATCGCCTATTATCTGGGCGGAGCGGCGGCCAAGGCGTTTGGCCTTTCCCGGGCCGGCAGTGTGCTGGAAGGGATGGGGCAGGCCGTGGGGATCTGCATCTCGTTCCTGGTGTTCTTTTTTATGCTGGTGGTCATTGCCACCGCGCTTATGATCCTTGCAGGGGGTGGGGGCTGATGCGGCACTGGGCGCTTACAATCTGTGTTGCATGTATCCTGGTGGGGGCGCTGGAACTGCTTTTGCCCCGCCAGGAAAGTTTTAAAAGCATAAAAACCGTACTGGCGCTGTATATTTTATTATCGGTGCTCAGCCCGGTAAAGCAGGTGGACTGGTCCGGCCTGGCCGGCGCGGCCGGGACCGCGGCTGCACAACCGGCGGATTATTCCGCCTATGTGGACGGCTACGCACGATCGGAATTGGAAGCCCAGCTGCGCCAAAGCCTGGCAGGGGCGGGAATCGAGGGTGATGTGCAGGTCCGCCGGCAGGAAAACGGGATTTCCGTGACCGTGCAGGCCGACCAGCCGGACGAAGCCTGCCGGATCGTGCAAAATGCGCTGGGCACGGCCGAGAATGTGAGCGTTAGGGCAGAGGAAAAACAACAATGAAAACGGAATTTTTTCAAAAGCTGCTGCCAAAGGGGAAAAAGCTGAATATGGGGAGCCTTTTGTTTTTTGGGGGTATCCTGGGGCTGTTCCTGCTGCTTGCAGGCAGCTTTACGCCCACAAAGCAAAAGCAGGGCGAACAGCAGGCCGCGCCCCTGGTGCACACGGCCGCCCAGGCAAGCGAGGAATATGCCCGTACCCTGGAAGAAAAGCTCACCCAGGTGGTGGGAAGCATCCAGGGCGCAGGGGAGGTTCGGGTGGCCGTTACGCTGGAAGCCAGCGCAGAACGGGTGTACGCGCTGGATGAAAAAAAGGAAGGCGAGAGCGGCAGCCGGGAGGTGGAACACATTCTCATGGATACGGAGGGTGGGCAAGATGCATTGGTGGAAATGACCTGGGAACCGGTGATCCGCGGCATCGCCGTGGTGTGCCAGGGAGCGGACGACATTACGGTGAACGCTCAGATCACCGAGGCGGTCTCGGTGCTGACAGGGGTGTCCACCAATCGGATCAGCATTGCAAAAATGAGCTAGTGGAGGTAGCACGATGAGAAACAGCAAAGTGAACCAGAAAATGACCCTGCTCACCCTTGTGGTGGCGCTGGGGGTGGCGGTGTACCTGAATTGGGAATACGCCAAGAGCACCGACCTTGCCCTGGAGGCCACCCAGGCAAACGCCCCGGCCGCCACCGGTGTGGTGACCGACGCCCTGGCCGTGAACGGCGAGGTGGGGGATAAAAACTACGGCGAGGCACAGCTGGTGAGCGTTGGGGAGTCCACCGGTGATAAGTTTTTCGAGCAGGCGCGCCTGTCCCGCACCAAAACGCGGGACGAAGCGCTGGATAAGCTGCAAAAAAGCCTGAAAAACGCAAAGCTCAGCGACGAGGAAAAAGCCGAACTCACCGCAAAGCTCACCGCAACCATCGACAGCATTACCGCTGAAAGCGATATTGAGAACCTGATCAAGGCAAAAGGCTTTGTGGACTGCGTGGCCTTTATCGACAGCGATAAGGTAAACATCACCGTTATGACCACAAACGACGGCCTGACAAAAGAAGAGGTGGCGCAGATCCGGGACATTGTGCTGAGTAAATGCAAGGTAAGCGCGCAGAATATTACCGTAGTCGAGGTAAAATAACAGTTGTAGATTCACCGCAAAGATGGTATAATAACCGCAAGGCGGTTATTATACCGGCTTATCTTAAGGCATCCGCCTCGCCGCTGCGCGGCAACCGGCGGAATTGCCAATTATACCATTCACGTTTCGCGTTCATGGTATAATAACCGCATAATGATTTATGCTGGGCGAAAACGGCTTTGCCGCCCGGGCGGAGGGGATGCCCCGGCCCGGGCGGCGATCATGTGAAAATTCTGCCTTTGGGAGGGCCGGGTATGGACGTTACAAATTCAGCTGTGGTGAACGGCAGCCTGCAAATTTCCACCGAGGTGATCGCCAAGATCGCCAGGCTTGCCGCCATGGAGATCGACGGGGTAAAAGAGGTGTGCACCACCTCCGGGATGAAAAGCATCCTGGGCCGCCCCAAAAATGTTGCGGTGGACCTTCTGGACGATGTGGCCGAGATCACCCTGCACCTGGTGGTATACTACGGCGCCAAGATCCCGCCCGTCTGCGAAAAGGTCCAGGAAAATGTAAAGGCGGCCGTTCAGAACATGACCCAGATCACCGTTTCCCGGGTGAATGTGGTGGTCGTTGGCGTTCAGGTAAAAGCCGAGCCGGCCGAAATGGAATAAAACGATGCGCCCTCCCGCTTTTGCAGGGGGGCCATTGGCTGTTGAGAGGAAGTTTTATGGAAAAGTTATCCCGCCGCACCGCCCGCGAAAATGCATTTTTGGCCGCCTTCGCCGCCACCTTTGACGACGCGCTGCCCGAGGATGTGATCGAGCTGCTGGGCGAACAGGGCGAATATCCGGTCGACGGGTTCGGCCGGGCGCTGATTCTGGGGTATTACGACCACAGCGCCGAGATCGACGCACTCATCCGCGACCATTTGAAGGGCTGGACCCTCGAACGAATTCCCCGTGTGAGCCTGGCCGTGCTGCGCCTTGCCCTGAGTGAGATCCTTTATGGGGAAGAAAAGCTGCCCGGCGTTGCCATCAACGAGGCGGTGGAGCTGACCAAAAAATACGGCGGCGAGGGCGACCACCAGTTTGTAAACGGCCTTTTGGGCAGCGTGGTGCGCGAGTTGGGGCTGCCTGCCGAGCCTGAGGCCCCTGCCGGTGGGGAGTGAGCCGCCATGCTCACGTTGGGAATCGATACCAGTAATTATGCAACCTCTTTGGCGGTGTACGACAGCGTTGCCAGAGAGGTTGTTTGCGATAAAAAGCGCTTTCTGCCCGTAAAAGAGGGGCAGCTGGGCCTGCGCCAGAGCGACGCGCTGTTCCACCACACCGCGGCCCTGCCGGGCTTGCTCTGCGAGCTCGCGGGGGAGGCCGATCTTACCAGGGTGGAAGCCGTGGGCGTTTCGGCCCGGCCGCGCCCGGTGGAGGGCTCCTATATGCCATGCTTCCTGGCCGGCGTATCCGCCGCCCGGGCTTTTTGTGTTTGCCGGGGGCTGCCGCTGGTGGAAACCACCCATCAACAGGGCCATGTTGCCGCCGCTTTATACGCGGCAGGGGACGAAAGCCTGTTTGAGCGCGAGGCGCTGGTGTTCCATGTGTCGGGGGGAACCACCGATCTGCTGCTGTGCAGCGGGCCCGGCAGCATCCGGTGCATCGGTACCAGCAGCGATCTGTATGCCGGCCAGGCCGTGGACCGGATCGGGGTAAAACTGGGCCTTGCGTTCCCCGCCGGGGCCGGGGTGAGCGAGCTGGCCGCCCGGTGCGGCGAGCCGGTAATGCCCAAAGTGAGCGTGCGAGGCACCCAATGCAGCCTTTCAGGGCTGGAAAACCAGTGCAGCCGCCTGCTGGCAGAGGGGAAAAGCCCGGAGTATGTTTGTAAATACTGCCTTTGCTGTGTGGCCGAAACCGCGTTGCACATGGTGAAAGCGGCGCTGGAACAGCGCCCCGGCCTGCCCGTGGTCTTTGCGGGCGGGGTAATGAGCAGCGGCGTTATTCGGCAGTATGTGCAGGCGCGGCTGCCGGGCGCCTGCTTTGTGCCCGGGCGCTTTTCCAGCGACAATGCGATCGGCGCCGCCATTTTGGCTGCAAGGGAGGTGCCCCATGGCTGACGTGATCACAATCACAGCGCTGAACCGATATGTAAAAAGCCTTTTGGACAGCGACCAGGTGCTGGGGGGGATTGCCCTGCGGGGCGAGGTGGCCAATTTTGTGCACCACTACAAGAGCGGCCACTATTATTTCACCCTGCGGGACGAGCGCGCCAGCGTGAAAGCGGTCATGTTCCGGCAGGACGCACAGCGGCTGGCTTTTACCCCCCAGGATGGGATGCGGGTTATCGTGCGGTGCCGCGTGAGCCTGTACGAGGCCACCGGCTCGTTCCAGGTCTATGTGAGCGACCTTTTTCCGGACGGGGTGGGCGCCGCCCAGCTGGCTTTTGAACAACTCAGGGCGCGGCTTGAGGCCGAGGGGCTGTTCCGCCCCGAGCACAAGCGCCCCATCCCCGCGCGCCCGGGCTGCATCGGGGTGGTAACAAGCGCCACCGGGGCCGCTTTGCAGGACATCCGCAATGTGCTCAGCCGCCGCTGGCCGCTGGCAAAGCTGCTTTTGGCGCCGGTAAACGTGCAGGGGGAGCTGGCCGCGCCCGAGATCAGCCGCGCGATTGCGGCGCTGGACGGCAGCGGCCGCGCCGATGTGATCATTGTGGCTAGGGGCGGCGGCTCCCGGGAGGACCTGTGGGTATTCAACGATGAGCGCATTGCCCGGGCGGCCTACGCCTGTAAAACGCCGCTGATCAGCGCGGTGGGGCACGAGATCGACTTTTCCATTTTGGATTTTGTGGCCGATCTGCGGGCGCCCACCCCCAGCGCGGCTGCCGAGCTGGCCACCCCCGACCGGGAGGCCGAGCTGCAAAAAATATGCAGTCTCTTTGCGAATATTCATGAAAATATGCAGACAAGGCTCGATTTGTGCTATAATAAATTCAATACGCTTTGCGCGCGCCAGGCCTCGATCGGCCCGGCCGGGATCTGCGGGCCGCGCCAACACCGGCTGGAAGCGCTGGCAGCGGCCGCCCGCAAAAGCGGCCGGTCGGTGCTGGCGGCAAAAAGCGCCCGGGTGGAGCGCGGGGCGGCGCTGGCTCATTCCTTAAGCCCTTACGCTGTTTTGGGCCGGGGATATGCGCTCCTGCAGGATGAAACGGGCCGCTGCCTGCCTGTTGCCCGGCTGGAGCCGGGGCAGCAGATCCTGCTGCTGGGCAGCGGCGCACGGGCTGCCTGCCGGGTGGAGCGCGTAGAGCACAGGGAGGGACAAAAAGATGAAAAAGCCGAAAAGCTTTGAAGAGGGCATGGCCCGGCTGGAAGAACTGCTGGACACCCTTTCCAGCCCGGACACCCCGCTGGAGGAAGCGATTAAACTGTACAGCGAAACGGCCGGCCTGGTGGAATGGTGCAACGCGGCGCTGAAAAACGCTTCGCTTGAGATGGAGGAGATCGACGCCCGGCTTGCCGGGCTTGCAGCGCCGGAGGCAGGGGAATGAACTACGATCAGAAATACAGCGCATACCTGGAAAAGATCGAACAGGCGCTGGGCGAGTGCTGTGCCGAGCTGCTGCCCGAAACCTCGCGCGTGTGCCAGGCGGCCCGTTACAGCCTGCTGGCGGGCGGCAAGCGGGTGCGGGCGATCCTGACCCTCGCTGCCTGCGAACTGCTGGGCGGCAACGAGGCGGCGGCGCTGCGCTTTGCCTGCGCGGTGGAAATGCTGCACTGCTATTCCCTGATCCACGACGACCTGCCCTGTATGGACAACGACGATATGCGCCGCGGCAAGCCCTCCTGCCACAAGGCGTTCGGCGAGGCCACCGCGCTGCTGGCGGGCGACGCCCTGCTCACCGAGGCGTTCGAGGCCATTGCCGGCGCGCCCGCCTGCGCTGAAACCAAAGCGCGCGCCGCCCTGGCGCTCGCGGCAGGGGCCGGCAGCAAGGGCATGGTGTGGGGGCAGGAGCTGGACCTGCGCTGCGAGGGGCAGCCTGTCAACGAGGAAACGCTGCGCCTGATCCATGCAAACAAAACAGGCGCGCTGATCAATGCGGCAGTGCAGCTTGGGGCTGCCGCCGCGCTGGCCGGTGAACCGGATTGCGCGGCCCTGCGCGCCTATGCGCTGGATCTGGGGCTGGTGTTCCAGATTGTGGACGACGTGCTGGACGTGACCTCCACCAGCGAAGAGCTGGGCAAGCCTGCTGGCAGCGACGCCAGCAACGAAAAAACCACCTTTGCCACCCTGTATGGAAGCGAAGGCGCGCGGGAACTGGCCCGCAGCATCAATGAAAACGCCTGCTCGGCCCTGCGCGCCGGCTATGGCGAAAAAGCGGACTTTTTGGTACAGCTTGCCCAGACCCTGCTGTGCCGCCGCAGCTGACCGATACCAAAGAGGAGGAAATGCGCCTTGGAATGGCTCAAAGAACTTTACAGCTGGAACTACCTGCTCTCCGTGTCGCTCACCGGCTGGCTTCTCGCACAGATCTTAAAAACCATCATCAACTTTTTTCTGATCGGTCATTTTGACCTGGAGCGCATGTGGGGCTCCGGCGGTATGCCCAGCTCCCATTCGGCCACCGTCTGCGCGCTGGTGATTGCGGCCGGGCGCACGGCGGGCACCCATTCTGCCACCTTTGCTCTGGCGTTTGTGCTGGCCATCATCGTGATGTACGACGCCATGGGCGTGCGGCGTGAAACCGGGGAACAGGCGAAGATATTGAATCGCATGCTGACCGACTGGATGGAGGCGGAAGCCGAGCGGACCCCCATCCTTGCGGACAAAAAGCTCAAAGAAATGGTGGGTCACACACCGTTTGAGGTTCTGGGCGGCGCCATTGTGGGCATCGCGGTGGGCTTTTTGATCCCCATATTCTGAAAAGAAGGTTATTCGCTATGGCATATCCGCTTTTGGAGCAGATCGGCAGCGCACAGGATCTGAAGCGCCTGGAAACGGCGCAGCTGGAACCTTTGTGCGCCGAGCTGCGGGAATTTTTGATCGAGAGCGTGTCCAAAACAGGGGGGCATCTCTCCTCGAATCTGGGCACGATCGAACTGACCGTGGCTCTGCACCGGGCGTTCACCACCCCGCAGGACAAGCTGGTGTTCGATGTGGGGCACCAGTGCTATACCCATAAAATCCTGACCGGCCGCCGGGCCGGCTTTGACCGCCTGCGCATGCTGGGCGGGCTTTCGGGCTTTCCATGCCCCGCGGAAAGCGAGCATGACGCATTTGTGGCCGGCCATGGCAACACGGCCATTTCGGTGGCAATTGGTATGGCCCGGGCAAAAAAGTTGAAAAACGAGCCGGGAAAGGTGATCGCGCTGGTGGGCGACGGGGCTTTTACGGGCGGCATGGTGTACGAGGGGATGAACAACATCGATACCCTCAATAACCTCATCGTGATCCTGAACGACAACAAAATGTCCATCTCAAAAAATGTGGGCTCGCTGGCACGGTATCTGACCCAGCTGCGCACAAAACCCGAGTATTCCCGGGCCAAAGCCGGGCTTGAAACCGTGCTGGCGGCGATTCCGCTGCTGGGAACGCCCTTTGTAAAGCTGCTTCAAAGCGGCAAGGCATTGCTGCGGCGGGGGATCTATCACTCCACCATGTTTGAGGAAATGGGCTTTCAGTACCTTGGCCCGGTGGATGGCCATGATGTGCTGCGCCTGACCGAAATGTTTACCAACCTGCGGGACCAGTACGCGCCGGTTTTTGTGCACGCGGTAACTGTAAAGGGAAAAGGCTTTAAACCCGCCGAGGAAAATCCCGGTGAGTTCCACGGGGTGTCCTCGTTTGATCCCAGCCACCTCACCGATCCGGACGTGGCGCCGGACGCCAGCTTCTCGACCCATTTTGGCAACGAACTGGTGGAGCTGGCCAAAGAGAATAAGGAATTGTGCGCCATCACCGCCGCCATGAAGTACGGCACCGGCCTGCAATTTTTCTATCGCCGGTTTCCCGAGCGCTTTTTCGATGTGGGCATGGCGGAGCAGCATGCGGTCACGTTTGCCGCCGGGCTTGCAAGCCAGGGGCTGCTGCCGGTGGTGAGCATCTATTCCACCTTCCTGCAGCGCGCCTATGACCAGATCATCCACGACGTAAAGCTGATGAACCTGAACCTGCTGTTCGCGGTGGACCGCGCCGGGCTGGTACCGGGCGACGGCGAAACCCACCAGGGGGTTTACGATCCCGCGTTTTTCAGCCAGATCGGCCTGCCGGTCTGGTCGCCCTGCAACTATGCCGAGCTCTCTTACTGGCTGCGGATGCTGGTGGAGCGGGGCGGCGGGCCGCGGGCCCTTCGCTACCCCCGCGGCGCCGAAGCGCCCAGCCTTGCCGCGCTGGGATGCACCGGCAAGCCCTTTGACGTGTATTCCGCCGGCAAAGCGGACCTGGCCCTGGTGAGCTACGGCGCGCTGACCGAAGAAGTGCTGGCCGCTGCCGATCTTTTGCGGGCGGGGGGCCGCGGGGTGGACGTGTACAAGCTGGTGCAGATTTTCCCCCTGCCGGACGAGCTGCCCGCCGCGCTGGCCGGTTATAATACCGTGGCCTTTGCCGAGGAATGTGTGGCCGTGGGGGGCATTGGCGAACACCTGCGCACTGCGCTGGCCGGCTGCGGCTGGGCCGGGAACTACGTTCACAAGGCCATCCGGCGGGACCAAAAGCTTTTGCATGCCACGGTTCCGGAAATGCGGCAGGCCCTTGGGCTGGACCGGGATGCCCTTGCGGCGGCAGTGGAGGGGAAGAACGCTTGAAGATACGTTTGGATCAATATTTATGCCAGAATGGCATGGTACAGAGCCGTGAGCGGGCCAAGGCCCTGATCATGAGCGGCATTGTGTTTGTAAACGAACAAAAGGCCGATAAGGCGGGCGATATGATCGACCCGGGCGCCCGGGTCGAGATCCGCGGGCACGACATCGGCTATGTGAGCCGGGGCGGCCTGAAGCTGGAAAAGGCCATGCAGGCGTTCCCGCTCACGCCGGGCGGCAAGGTGTGCATGGACATCGGCGCCTCCACCGGCGGTTTTACCGACTGCATGCTGCAAAACGGCGCGGTAAAGGTGTATGCGGTGGACGTGGGGTATGGCCAACTCGCCTGGAAACTGCGCACCGATGAGCGGGTGGTGAACATGGAGCGCACGAACATCCGCCATGTCACGTCGGACATGCTGGCCGAGCCGGTCGAATTTTTCAGCGTGGATGTGTCATTCATTTCCCTCAAGCATATTTTCCCGGTGGCCGGGGCGGTGTGTGCGCCCGGAGCCGCGGGCGTATGCCTGGTGAAACCGCAGTTCGAGGCGGGCCGCGAAAAGGTGGGCAAAAAGGGCGTGGTGCGCGAGGCCGGCACCCACAAAGAGGTGCTTCTGGCCGCCGCGGGGTACGCGGTGCAGAACGGCTTCTCGGTGTGCGGGCTGGACTATTCGCCCATCAAAGGGCCGGAAGGGAACATTGAGTTTTTGATGTTTGTGCGCAAAAGCGACCCGCCGGCCCCTCTGCCCGAAGCCGAGGCGGAGCGGGTGGTTCAGGCGGCGCACAGTGCTCTGGACGCCTGAGCCAAAAGAGCAGCGATCAGGAAAGGGGGCCCGCGGGCAGTGACGGTCTATCTTGTGCACAATCCTTCAAAACCAGAGGCCACCGGGCTTTGTGTTCAAGCGGCCGGGATCCTGGCCGCCGCAGGGGCACAGGTCCTGCTGCCCCCGGAGCTGGAACCCCAGTGCCCGCTTCCGGGCGCGCGCTTTTTGCCCCAGCCGCAGGCATTGGAGCTTGCCGGGGCGCTGGTTACAGTGGGGGGCGACGGCACCATCCTGCACGCGGCCAAAGCCTGCTTTGCGCTGGAGCGGCCCCTGCTTGGCATCAACCTGGGCCGCACCGGCTTTTTGGCCACTTGTGAGGTGGATGAGATGCAGGAGAAGCTCACCCTGTTGGCGCAGGGCAAATTCGGGCTGGATCCGCGCGCCCTTTTAAAGGCCACGGTGGCAGGCGACGAGGCGCATCCGCAGACCGCTTTGAACGATGTGGTGATTTACAAGGGCCGGCAGGTACAGACCATTGATTTTGATATTTTTTGCGACGACATCCTGGTCAACCATGTGCGCAGCGACGGGGTGATTGTGGCTACCCCCACAGGGTCCACAGCCTACTCGCTCTCCGCCGGCGGGCCTATTCTGGACGCTCACGTGCGGGGCATCGTGGTCACGCCCATCTGCGCCCACAGCCTGCACAGCCCCTCGATCGTGTTTGCGGCGGACCGGCGCATCACCATTCGGGTGGATTCGGCCGCCCGGGATCACGCGCTGCTCAGCAGCGACGGCGAACAGGAGCGGGCGCTGCAGCAGGGCGGCGCAGTGCAGGTGGAGCTGCTGGACAGATGTGTAAAGCTTATAACCTTTAACCCTGCCGATCAATTTGACGCGATCGACAAAAAGCTGCGCGGGAGGTAATTTGGTTTGAAAAACGAACGCCATGCCAAAATATTAGAGCTGATCGAGCAATACGCCATCGACCGGCAGGAGGATCTGCTGGAGCATCTGAACCAGGCCGGCTTTAAGGTGACCCAGGCCACGGTGTCCCGGGATATCCGGCAGCTTCACCTGGTCAAAGCAGCCGCGGGCGGCGGCAAATACCGCTATGTGCCCGCCATGGCCGCGGGCGGGCAGGCGATGCACTCCCAAAGCCGGTTTGAAACGATCTTCCGGGAGTCGGTGCTGAAGGTGGATTATGCCGGCCACATGGTGGTGGTCAAGTGCTTTTCCGGCATGGCGAACGCCGCGTGCGAGCTGTTTGACTCCATGCAATGGGAATACGAGGTGGTGGGCACCCTTTCGGGCGACGATACCTTTTTGATCCTGATGCGCACCGAGGGGCAGGCGGCGGCCATTTGCGGGGCGCTGGGCCGCTATGTGGCAAACGGGTAAACGCGGCGGCGCAAACGGTTTGAACCCGCAAAAAACTTTTTAACAAAGGGGGCCTTTGGAACTTGCTCAAGGACTTAAAAATCGAAAACGTAGCGGTCATTGAAAAGGCCCAGGCTCAGTTTACGGCAGGGCTGAACGTTCTCACGGGCGAAACCGGCGCGGGCAAAAGCATCCTGATCGACTCGATCAATGCGATTCTGGGCAATCGCGCCAGCCGCGACCTGGTGCGCACAGGCGCGGTGAAAGCCTGCATCTGGGCCACCTTTACCGGCCTGCCGAGGGCGGTAAAGCGCCAGCTGGAAGAAGCGGGCTATGAGGCGGGGGATGAGCTTTTGCTCTACCGGGAGATCGGCGCCGAGGGCAAAAGCAATTGCCGGGTGAACGGCATGCCCGCCACCGCGGCGATGCTGCGCGAAGTTTCGGGCGGGCTGATCAACATCCACGGCCAGCACGACAGCCA
This window of the Oscillospiraceae bacterium genome carries:
- the spoIIIAD gene encoding stage III sporulation protein AD — protein: MEMFRIAAFVMVAVILTALLRQYLPAYAVMCLTACSVCLLAYLLGLAQPVLEWMDTLSGYLDQASFVCVLKAAGIALVAQNMQEVCKDAGMSALAGKVELAGRCLILVCALPLFEKIMGALIPFLQ
- the argR gene encoding arginine repressor yields the protein MKNERHAKILELIEQYAIDRQEDLLEHLNQAGFKVTQATVSRDIRQLHLVKAAAGGGKYRYVPAMAAGGQAMHSQSRFETIFRESVLKVDYAGHMVVVKCFSGMANAACELFDSMQWEYEVVGTLSGDDTFLILMRTEGQAAAICGALGRYVANG
- the nusB gene encoding N utilization substance protein B, producing the protein MEKLSRRTARENAFLAAFAATFDDALPEDVIELLGEQGEYPVDGFGRALILGYYDHSAEIDALIRDHLKGWTLERIPRVSLAVLRLALSEILYGEEKLPGVAINEAVELTKKYGGEGDHQFVNGLLGSVVRELGLPAEPEAPAGGE
- a CDS encoding TlyA family rRNA (cytidine-2'-O)-methyltransferase, with amino-acid sequence MKIRLDQYLCQNGMVQSRERAKALIMSGIVFVNEQKADKAGDMIDPGARVEIRGHDIGYVSRGGLKLEKAMQAFPLTPGGKVCMDIGASTGGFTDCMLQNGAVKVYAVDVGYGQLAWKLRTDERVVNMERTNIRHVTSDMLAEPVEFFSVDVSFISLKHIFPVAGAVCAPGAAGVCLVKPQFEAGREKVGKKGVVREAGTHKEVLLAAAGYAVQNGFSVCGLDYSPIKGPEGNIEFLMFVRKSDPPAPLPEAEAERVVQAAHSALDA
- a CDS encoding membrane protein; translation: MEWLKELYSWNYLLSVSLTGWLLAQILKTIINFFLIGHFDLERMWGSGGMPSSHSATVCALVIAAGRTAGTHSATFALAFVLAIIVMYDAMGVRRETGEQAKILNRMLTDWMEAEAERTPILADKKLKEMVGHTPFEVLGGAIVGIAVGFLIPIF
- a CDS encoding O-sialoglycoprotein endopeptidase, yielding MLTLGIDTSNYATSLAVYDSVAREVVCDKKRFLPVKEGQLGLRQSDALFHHTAALPGLLCELAGEADLTRVEAVGVSARPRPVEGSYMPCFLAGVSAARAFCVCRGLPLVETTHQQGHVAAALYAAGDESLFEREALVFHVSGGTTDLLLCSGPGSIRCIGTSSDLYAGQAVDRIGVKLGLAFPAGAGVSELAARCGEPVMPKVSVRGTQCSLSGLENQCSRLLAEGKSPEYVCKYCLCCVAETALHMVKAALEQRPGLPVVFAGGVMSSGVIRQYVQARLPGACFVPGRFSSDNAIGAAILAAREVPHG
- a CDS encoding alkaline-shock protein, whose protein sequence is MDVTNSAVVNGSLQISTEVIAKIARLAAMEIDGVKEVCTTSGMKSILGRPKNVAVDLLDDVAEITLHLVVYYGAKIPPVCEKVQENVKAAVQNMTQITVSRVNVVVVGVQVKAEPAEME
- the dxs gene encoding 1-deoxy-D-xylulose-5-phosphate synthase; translated protein: MAYPLLEQIGSAQDLKRLETAQLEPLCAELREFLIESVSKTGGHLSSNLGTIELTVALHRAFTTPQDKLVFDVGHQCYTHKILTGRRAGFDRLRMLGGLSGFPCPAESEHDAFVAGHGNTAISVAIGMARAKKLKNEPGKVIALVGDGAFTGGMVYEGMNNIDTLNNLIVILNDNKMSISKNVGSLARYLTQLRTKPEYSRAKAGLETVLAAIPLLGTPFVKLLQSGKALLRRGIYHSTMFEEMGFQYLGPVDGHDVLRLTEMFTNLRDQYAPVFVHAVTVKGKGFKPAEENPGEFHGVSSFDPSHLTDPDVAPDASFSTHFGNELVELAKENKELCAITAAMKYGTGLQFFYRRFPERFFDVGMAEQHAVTFAAGLASQGLLPVVSIYSTFLQRAYDQIIHDVKLMNLNLLFAVDRAGLVPGDGETHQGVYDPAFFSQIGLPVWSPCNYAELSYWLRMLVERGGGPRALRYPRGAEAPSLAALGCTGKPFDVYSAGKADLALVSYGALTEEVLAAADLLRAGGRGVDVYKLVQIFPLPDELPAALAGYNTVAFAEECVAVGGIGEHLRTALAGCGWAGNYVHKAIRRDQKLLHATVPEMRQALGLDRDALAAAVEGKNA
- the crtE gene encoding farnesyl-diphosphate synthase, with translation MNYDQKYSAYLEKIEQALGECCAELLPETSRVCQAARYSLLAGGKRVRAILTLAACELLGGNEAAALRFACAVEMLHCYSLIHDDLPCMDNDDMRRGKPSCHKAFGEATALLAGDALLTEAFEAIAGAPACAETKARAALALAAGAGSKGMVWGQELDLRCEGQPVNEETLRLIHANKTGALINAAVQLGAAAALAGEPDCAALRAYALDLGLVFQIVDDVLDVTSTSEELGKPAGSDASNEKTTFATLYGSEGARELARSINENACSALRAGYGEKADFLVQLAQTLLCRRS
- the nadK gene encoding NAD kinase codes for the protein MTVYLVHNPSKPEATGLCVQAAGILAAAGAQVLLPPELEPQCPLPGARFLPQPQALELAGALVTVGGDGTILHAAKACFALERPLLGINLGRTGFLATCEVDEMQEKLTLLAQGKFGLDPRALLKATVAGDEAHPQTALNDVVIYKGRQVQTIDFDIFCDDILVNHVRSDGVIVATPTGSTAYSLSAGGPILDAHVRGIVVTPICAHSLHSPSIVFAADRRITIRVDSAARDHALLSSDGEQERALQQGGAVQVELLDRCVKLITFNPADQFDAIDKKLRGR
- a CDS encoding exodeoxyribonuclease VII large subunit, whose translation is MADVITITALNRYVKSLLDSDQVLGGIALRGEVANFVHHYKSGHYYFTLRDERASVKAVMFRQDAQRLAFTPQDGMRVIVRCRVSLYEATGSFQVYVSDLFPDGVGAAQLAFEQLRARLEAEGLFRPEHKRPIPARPGCIGVVTSATGAALQDIRNVLSRRWPLAKLLLAPVNVQGELAAPEISRAIAALDGSGRADVIIVARGGGSREDLWVFNDERIARAAYACKTPLISAVGHEIDFSILDFVADLRAPTPSAAAELATPDREAELQKICSLFANIHENMQTRLDLCYNKFNTLCARQASIGPAGICGPRQHRLEALAAAARKSGRSVLAAKSARVERGAALAHSLSPYAVLGRGYALLQDETGRCLPVARLEPGQQILLLGSGARAACRVERVEHREGQKDEKAEKL